GGGGTGATGTGCTCGGCGGCGATAGGCAAGGGCAGAATTACGGCGCATGGAGATATATACCCATGCAACGTCATCAACACAGCCACCTTGGGCAATCTCAAGCAAAATTCCTTGGCGGAGATATGGGCATCGCCATGGCGTAAGGAACTGCGGCACAGGATCATCAACTACAAGCCTACTCGCTGTGGCAGTTGCTCCAATACGAGCGACTGCGTTCCTTGCGCCGCCACACGCGGGTTCAATCAGGAAGGGTTTGAGGACGCTCCCGTCTCCCAAGCCTGCATGTTAACCACGGCAACTCTGCTCTCAAAAGGGCATGTGCCTTCATCCAGTTCGCCATTGGGCAAACTCGCCGCTGTTACGAGCGGCGTAGATGAAGTTCTGTCCCAGAACGCCGGACAGCTAATTCACCAAGGCCTGGTTCAGATAACCCTGCCAACGCCAGCGCAGGGTGCCCTGCAAGATCCTAGATAGGAGAAAGGAGGTGAGAGGAGATGCCGGAAAACAAGAAAGCGAGCGAAGAGATGTACGTCGAGCCTACTGTTGAAGTCAGCGGTCAAGTGGTCGATCCATTGGCCCCTGCAGCTAATAGTCCTTCAGTTACAATCTGCGGCTGCTGTTTCTGCTAGTGTCAGCTGCATTCGGCTCTGGAGACGCAGTGTTCCGCACGCGACTGCTGAGACTGCGTCTCAGACCGAGTATACTTAGAACCGATACACCCAGTGAAAAATTGATTTCTTCGGAAAAATCAAAGCTTGCGGACGTGGATTGCAGGTCGTTCGCTTCCAGCTTTTCGGAGTTTCGAGTCCGTGGAGTAGGGCCATGGGATTGAAGGACTTTTGTCGCCGTTTTTTCCCCTTCTTCCGCCCATACCTGGGCAAATACATCCTCGCTTTCGGTCTGCTAGTTATCAGCGCTCTCCTATCCTTACTTCCAGCGATGCTGTTGAAATGGATATTCGATAACGGTATCAAAGCGGGAAAACCCGCAGTCATTGATCAACTCGCGCTATTGTTCGTCCTGGTGTATGTGCTGGCGGGGATTGCCGGACGACTGATGGATTATCTGCACGAATGGACGGGAAACTGGTTCATCGCCAGCCTGCGCGGCACCCTTATGGCGCACATCGAGTCGCAGCCGATGTCATTTTTCAGCAGCACTCGGCTGGGTGAGATTGTCGGACGATTACGCACCGATATTAATCGAGTCTACGGTGTGCTGGTCAATACCGTATTGAACGCAGTCAGCGAGTTCGTTCAGATTGCGGGCATCACCTGCTTCCTTTTTTATTTGAACTGGAACATGGCGTTGATCGCGGTGTGTTTTGCGCCGCCGGTAGTCATATTTTTTCGGCTCACAGGCGCTAAGCAACGCAAACTGGCAATGGAGTTACGCGACAAGGATACCTATCTGCTGGATTTCTTCCAGGAACTCTTCTCGAACATCAGCATTGTCAAACTCTTCAACCGCGAAGATTACATGTCAGAAAAGCACAGGAGATTGAGTGAAGATCTGGTTGAGACCGGGCTGCGCAACGTACGCTATAAGTTCTTTTCGATTTTTGTAATAGGCCTGCTCACAACCATTCCCGGCATCATCGTTTTGTGGTATGGCGGACATCAGGCATTAAAAGGCACCATCTCCGTTGGCAGTCTTGTCGCGTTTTATTTGTATGTAACCCGGCTCTATCAGCCGATACAATCGCTGGCCAATCGCGGCGTTGAGATCTATGCTGGTCTGGCCTCGGCCCAGCGCATAGCGGAATACTTTGACCTCCAGCCTGTCTGGCAGGAAGGTCCTCTTATCGCAGACGACAGGATCCGAAATACACAAATAGCTTTTCAGGGCGTGCGTTTTCGCTATCCCGAGCGGTCAGAAGA
This region of Terriglobia bacterium genomic DNA includes:
- a CDS encoding ABC transporter ATP-binding protein/permease gives rise to the protein MGLKDFCRRFFPFFRPYLGKYILAFGLLVISALLSLLPAMLLKWIFDNGIKAGKPAVIDQLALLFVLVYVLAGIAGRLMDYLHEWTGNWFIASLRGTLMAHIESQPMSFFSSTRLGEIVGRLRTDINRVYGVLVNTVLNAVSEFVQIAGITCFLFYLNWNMALIAVCFAPPVVIFFRLTGAKQRKLAMELRDKDTYLLDFFQELFSNISIVKLFNREDYMSEKHRRLSEDLVETGLRNVRYKFFSIFVIGLLTTIPGIIVLWYGGHQALKGTISVGSLVAFYLYVTRLYQPIQSLANRGVEIYAGLASAQRIAEYFDLQPVWQEGPLIADDRIRNTQIAFQGVRFRYPERSEDAVLDLTMEIGHGEKIALVGPSGAGKSTVVNLLCRLYDPDAGRILIGGRDARRINIAALRDVISVVSQDIFLFHDTVEENIRFALPNASHEQIVAAARAANLQEFIATLPKGYQTVIGTRGAQLSGGQRQRLALARALLRNASIWILDEFTASLDSPTEAVLYENLAPLLEGKTVIIVTHRLSTIRAVDRIMVLEAGSLVETGTHQELYLNGEAYKRLFEAQFSASADILMKTGTVNGHGVAASAKQ